The DNA sequence GAGCAGTACTCGGCGGCCGCGCAGGCACGCTCGCTGACCGCGCTGCTGGACGAGCCGGACCTGTCCGGTGTGGTCGTCGCGGGCTACGACGTCGGCAGCCGCGTCGGCCAGCAGATCGCCGCGGACCGGCCCGACCTGCTGCGCGCGCTCGTCGTCACCCCGCCGGCGCCCGGTGTCGGCAGGCGGATCCTGGGCGAGGTCCCGGTGCGCGAGTTCTGGTACCAGTCATTCCACCAGCTCGACCTGGCCCGCGAGCTCGTCGACGGCGACACCCGTGCCGCCCGCGCGTACCTGCGCCACTTCTGGTCGCACTGGTCCGGGCCCGGGTTCACCCCCGACGACGAGCGCCTCGACCACCTCACCGCCGTCTACGGGGCGCCGGGCGCGTTCGTCGCGTCGATCAACTGGTACCGCTCCGGCGGTGGCGCGGTGGCCCGCTCGCTGGCCGAGACCGCGCCCGACCCGGCCGATCGGGTCACCGTCCCGACGACGTTCCTGTGGCCCGAGCACGACCCGCTGTTCCCGCGCGACTGGTCCGACCGGCTCCCGGAGTTCTTCACCGAGGTGACCGTCACCCCCGTCGACGGCGTCGGGCACTTCGTCCCGGTCGAGGCACCGCAGGTGTTCGCCGACGCGGTGGCCGCGCCGCCGCGGACGGTGAGCTGATGGGGACCCCGCGGGTGCGCGACGACGGCCCCGTCCGGACCGTCACCCTGGACCGCCCCGACGCCGCGAACGCCCTGCACCTCGTCGACGTCGACGCCGTCGCCGCGGCCGTCACCGACCTCCCGGACCGGGTGCGGGTCGTCGTGGTCACCGGGGCCGGGGACCGGGCCTTCGGCGCCGGGATGCACCTCGACGTCTTCCGCGACGCCGACCCCGGCGACGGTCGCGCGATCATCACCCGGCTCGCGGCCTGCCTGCGTGCGGTGCGCACCGCGCCGGTCCCGACCATCGCCCGGCTGAACGGCGCCTGCCTGGGTGCCGCGTTCGAGCTGGCCATGGCCTGCGACCTGCGCGTCGCCCACACCGGGGTGCGGGTGGGGCTGCCCGAGGTGCGCCTCGGGATCCCCTCGGTGCTCGACGCGGCACTGCTGCCCCGCTACGTCGGCGCCGCGCTCGCCCAGGAGATGGTCCTGACCGGCAGCGTGCACCGGGTCGACGAGCCGGGGACGGCCCCGCTGGTGAACCGGCTCGTCGACTCCCCCGCCGGGCTCGACGCCGCCGTCGACGAGCTCGTCGCGGCCCTGCTCGCCCCGACCCGCGAGGTCCTGGCGGCGCAGAAGGAGCTGCTCGAGACCTGGCGCGAGCAGGGCATCACCGGATCGGTGGAGGCCAGCGTCGACACCTTCGCCGAGGTGTTCGCGCTGCCCGCGACCCGCGCCGCGATCGCGCGGTACCGGCCGTAGGGTCGCCGCCATGGCCGTCACGACCAAGATCGCCGACCTGACCGGGCCCGGGCACACCGACCGGTTCGGGATCGGCGGCACCGACCTCGGCATACTCGCCACCGCGCCGGACGGGCGCCTGGTCGCCGTCTTCGGCGACACCTTCGAGCGGGCCGGCGTCGGCGGGCCCGGCTGGCGCTCCCCGGTCGTGCTGTTCGCCGACCCGGACGGGTTCCGGACCGGCCTGCGCTGGACCGGCTCCGGTGGCGACACCGCGGACTACGCCTGCCGGCTCGTCAGCAAGCCGGCGACGAACTGGTTCCGGCTGCACCGCCGCGTCACCACGATCCTGCCCGCCGACGTCATCACCGTCGGCGACACGATGTACCTGCACGTCATGGCCAACAAGGGCCTCGGCAACGTGCTGTGGAGCGAGATCATCGCCTCCCGCGACAACGGCGTCACCTGGGAGCGCACCGGCTGCGACTGGCCCGGCGACCACCACGACGGCCTGTTCCAGCAGCTGACCTGGTGCGACGGCGGCGACGGGTACGTCTACGCCTACACCACCGGCTTCCAGCGCCGCGACGGTCTGCTGCTGCACCGGGTGCCCGCCGACCGGATCACCGACCGCGACGCGTGGGAGCCGTGGGGCTTCGCCGGGGAGCGCTGGGACTGGGGCAACCCGCCGACGCTGACGCTGCCGGGTGCCTTCGGCGAGCTCAACCTGCGCCGGGTCCCGGGCCCGGACGGACGCGAGCACCTGCTGCTCACCGCCTTCGACGCCGGGAACTACCGGATCGACACGCTGCTGCTCGACCGGCCGAACGCCGACCTGCACCGTGCCCCGCGGACCACCGTGCTCACCGGCTGCGGCTGGGACGACGAGGACCACGCCACCGGCCGAGTCGCGCAGCTCTACGGCGGCTACGTCGTCCCCGGCTCGACGCTCGACGACCTGCACCTCGTCGTCAGCCAGTGGAACACCACCACCCACTGGCCGTACCGCGCGATGCAGTTCCGGACGGACGTCACGGAGCTACTGCGGACGGAGCAGTCCGAGGTCCGGGCGTCATGAGAAGTGGGTACGTTCCGGCCGGGACCGCATCCGGGCGGGACGTCCGCTCGTAGGGCACTCCATGAGCTCGGAGCACGACGGGACGCAGCCCTTCACCGCGACGGTGGTCCTCGGTGGCTGTCCCCTCACCGCGGGCGAGCTGGGCGTGCTGGCGCGCACGCTGCCCGAGCTGTCCCGGGTGCGGACCGCGCACCGCGACGGGGAGCTGGTCCTGCAGGCCCGCCTCGACGACGTCGACGCTCCCGCCGCCGTCCGGCGGCTGCGCCGCGTGGTGCCGCGGCTGCTGACCGGGTTCCCCGGTGTCGTCGTCGCGGCCACCCCCGGGCCCGCACTCCGGCCGAGGAGGCCGTGGCGATGCCCCGGGGTCAGCCGGGGTCCTGCCCGCCGGGCGGCAGGAGGCTGAGGTACCAGCGGCCCGCCTCCTCGGTGACCGACAGCGTCACCAGAACCGGACCCGAGCGGATCTCGACCCGGTCCGCTCCGGTGGGCAGCACGACGGGTGACCCGGCCGCCTGCAGGCGTTCGACGTAGTCGTCGGCGAAACCCCGGTCCGGGGCGTCGAGCAGCAGCTCGTGCAGCCGGGCACCGCCGTCGGGGCTCCGCAGCGCGGCGGCGGCCCGGTCGTGGAGCGCAGCGGGGTCGTCGGCGCCGCGCTCGCCCGCCGCCGCGATCAACGCGACCGTCCCGACGATCCACACCCCGACGAACGCGACGGCGATCCACCCCAGCAGAGTGCGAGTGCGCGCAGGACTTCTCATCAGGGCAACAACTGTGTCATACCGGACACCCGCACACCGGACACCGTCGGCCGCCGCACACCGGTCGCCGTTCACCGGGCCGTGCCGATGCTCACCCGAACCCCGCGGGTCCCCCCGCTCGTAGATCCGGGTGGAGGTGGTCGACGGTGGCCCGATGGTGGCGACCCGTGCTGCTGGTGACGCTGGTGATCGCGGGCTCCGCGGTCCTGCTGGTCACCGGCTGGCCGACGGTCGACGGCGTCCGTGCGACGACGGCGGCCGCGGGCTGGGCGGCGCCGGTCCTGTTCACGCTGCTGTTCGTCGGGTTCACCCTGGTCCCGGCGCCTGCGACAGTGATGGGCATCGCCGCCGGCGTCCTGTTCGGCCTGCCCGTCGGCCTGGCGACGACGATGACCGCGGTCGCCGTCGGCTCGCTGATCGGCTTCGTGCTGTCGCGGACGCTGGGCCGCGAGGTCGTCGCCGGGATCGGCAGCGCCCGCATCCGCCGTCTCGACGCTCGGCTGCGCCGGGGCGGGCTGTGGGCCGTCGCCGGGGGCAGGCTGCTGCCGGTGATCCCGTTCCCGGTGCTCAGCTACGCCTGCGGGCTGACCGCGATCCGGCTGCGTGACTACCTCGCCGGGTCCGTGCTGGGCGTGCTGCCCTCGGCCGTGGCGTTCGTGACCATCGGCGCCTACGGCGGGGACCCGGGCTCGGTGCCGTTCCTCGTCGCGGTCGCCGGGCTGGTGGTGCTGACCGTCGCGGCGCTGGTGGCGTCCCGGTCACGGCGGCGGGCCGGGCGGACGGCCGGGCGGACGGAGACGGCACCGGTGCCGTCGGGTCCGGTGGCCTGACCCGCCACGGCCGGCCGGCCGGTCCTCACGCGGGCGGTGCGCCCGCCGTCGCGGCGTCCCGCTCGGGACGGCCCGGCAGCACCAGGTTCAGCAGCACCGCCACCACCGCCGTCACGACGACGCCGGACTCCAGCAGCGGGCGCCACTGCCCGGGCACCAGCGCCAGCAGGTTCGGCACCGACGCCAGGCCGCGCCCGAGCCCGACCGACAGCGCGACGACCACCAGGGCACGCTGGTCGAGGCCGCGCTCGGTGAGCATCTGGATCCCGATGGCGCACACCATTCCGAACAGCAGCACGACCCCGCCGCCGAGCACAGCGGGCGGCGTCGCCCCGATCACCGCCGCGGCCTTGGGCAGCAGCGCCATCGCGACGAGTACCCCGGCCGCGATCGTCACCACGTGCCTGCTCATCTGGCGGGTGAGCGCGATCAGCCCGATGTTCTGGCTGAACATGGTGGTGGGCAGCGCGGAGAAGACCGCGCCGAGCAGCGCGCTGCCGCCCTCGGCGAGGATCCCGCCGCGCAGCTCCTGGCTGGTGGCGGGGCGCCGGGCCCCGGCCTGGGTCACCGCGTTGACGGTCCCCACGGAGTCGACCATGTTGACCACGCCGACGACGGCCACGGTCAGGATCGCGACCACGTCGAAGCTCAGCCCGAACGCGAACGGCGTCGGGAACGCCACCCAGCCCGCGGGCC is a window from the Pseudonocardia sp. HH130629-09 genome containing:
- a CDS encoding alpha/beta fold hydrolase: MPLSTATDGFRLAYDRHGEPGAPPVLLLHGWPGDRTDMAAVAARLAPAHDVVVPDLRGFGASEKHDRDPAEQYSAAAQARSLTALLDEPDLSGVVVAGYDVGSRVGQQIAADRPDLLRALVVTPPAPGVGRRILGEVPVREFWYQSFHQLDLARELVDGDTRAARAYLRHFWSHWSGPGFTPDDERLDHLTAVYGAPGAFVASINWYRSGGGAVARSLAETAPDPADRVTVPTTFLWPEHDPLFPRDWSDRLPEFFTEVTVTPVDGVGHFVPVEAPQVFADAVAAPPRTVS
- a CDS encoding enoyl-CoA hydratase-related protein → MGTPRVRDDGPVRTVTLDRPDAANALHLVDVDAVAAAVTDLPDRVRVVVVTGAGDRAFGAGMHLDVFRDADPGDGRAIITRLAACLRAVRTAPVPTIARLNGACLGAAFELAMACDLRVAHTGVRVGLPEVRLGIPSVLDAALLPRYVGAALAQEMVLTGSVHRVDEPGTAPLVNRLVDSPAGLDAAVDELVAALLAPTREVLAAQKELLETWREQGITGSVEASVDTFAEVFALPATRAAIARYRP
- a CDS encoding DUF4185 domain-containing protein; protein product: MAVTTKIADLTGPGHTDRFGIGGTDLGILATAPDGRLVAVFGDTFERAGVGGPGWRSPVVLFADPDGFRTGLRWTGSGGDTADYACRLVSKPATNWFRLHRRVTTILPADVITVGDTMYLHVMANKGLGNVLWSEIIASRDNGVTWERTGCDWPGDHHDGLFQQLTWCDGGDGYVYAYTTGFQRRDGLLLHRVPADRITDRDAWEPWGFAGERWDWGNPPTLTLPGAFGELNLRRVPGPDGREHLLLTAFDAGNYRIDTLLLDRPNADLHRAPRTTVLTGCGWDDEDHATGRVAQLYGGYVVPGSTLDDLHLVVSQWNTTTHWPYRAMQFRTDVTELLRTEQSEVRAS
- a CDS encoding TVP38/TMEM64 family protein; the encoded protein is MLLVTLVIAGSAVLLVTGWPTVDGVRATTAAAGWAAPVLFTLLFVGFTLVPAPATVMGIAAGVLFGLPVGLATTMTAVAVGSLIGFVLSRTLGREVVAGIGSARIRRLDARLRRGGLWAVAGGRLLPVIPFPVLSYACGLTAIRLRDYLAGSVLGVLPSAVAFVTIGAYGGDPGSVPFLVAVAGLVVLTVAALVASRSRRRAGRTAGRTETAPVPSGPVA